In one Dermatophagoides farinae isolate YC_2012a chromosome 4, ASM2471394v1, whole genome shotgun sequence genomic region, the following are encoded:
- the LOC124490075 gene encoding vesicle transport protein GOT1B isoform X2 — translation MLSDTQKIGLGLSGFGIAFLMLGTLMLFDKGLLAVGNLLFISGLAFIIGLERTFWFFFQRHKWKASTSFFSGIIIVLFGWPIIGMILESYGFLLLFRGFIPATIAFLSRVPVVGFILNMPIIRTIVNALSSQTGQT, via the exons atgttatCCGATACACAAAAAATTGGCCTTGGTCTTTCCGGTTTTGGTATCGCATTCCTTATGCTGGGAACATTAATGTTATTCGATAAAGGTTTATTGGCCGTCGGTAATCTTCTATTCATATCTGGTCTTGCATTCATCATTGGTCTTGAACGCACATTTTGGTTCTTTTTTCAACGCCACAAATGGAAAGCATcgacatcatttttttccggcATTATAATCGTTTTATTTGGTTGGCCAATCATCGGCATGATACTCGAATCATATGGATTTTTACTATTATTCCGTGGATTTATTCCGGCTACAATTGCATTCCTATCACGTGTGCCTGTCGTTGGTTTTATACTTAATATGCCCATCATACGAACCATTGTGAATGCATTAAGCTCACAGACTGGAC AGACTTGA
- the LOC124490008 gene encoding protein HGH1 homolog, with amino-acid sequence MNSTFEVLIKAIMANDDLEKREKFIRRNSAKIVPLVHWLCKTICSLETNDCNDPERKKSHNEDESNSNDLIRFSLDCVLIISSAAASTMDSDKQTSEQISQAVMSETDFLHHLNDHITNEQITDLDRHLGILVNFTRHISFVQSLVTNVLNPFPLDKFISGFQTKFQSKECQKSRPLMVAYLNNLCQCEEIRNRLIDGKVLHSLMIIYDYHQEDTNDHIELRLSIIELIRNCCIDYRYHERIISEEDPELLVRLVMPLAGGEVLTDEEMESLPLDLQYLPDDKQRELNADIRRLLIEAIHQFCSTKYGREIIRSTNIYYHLREYYRWEQREDLREVLMRLIDVIIKKEDEINVDNLRELEIPDDLMEKFERLDHGDQ; translated from the exons atgaattcaacatTCGAAGTCCTGATAAAAG CGATCATGGCAAATGATGATCTGGAAAAGCgggaaaaattcattcgtcGTAATAGTGCCAAAATTGTTCCATTGGTTCACTGGCTTTGCAAAACGATTTGTTCGTTAGAAACAAATGATTGCAATGATccggaaagaaaaaagtctcataatgaagatgaatcgaattcaaatgatttaattCGATTTTCATTGGACTGTGTGCTAATTATAAGTTCGGCTGCAGCTTCTACGATGGACAGTGATAAACAAACTTCTGAACAAATATCTCAAGCTGTAATGAGCGAAACggattttcttcatcatctaaaCGATCATATAACCAATGAGCAGATTACAGATCTTGATCGTCATCTAGGAATTCTTGTCAATTTTACTCGccacatttcatttgttcaatcaCTAGTTACGAATGTTCTAAACCCATTTCCCTTGGACAAATTTATTTCTGGATTTCagacaaaatttcaatctaaAGAATGTCAGAAATCACGTCCATTAATGGTTGCATATCTAAATAATCTTTGTCAATGTGAAGAAATTCGtaatcgattaattgatgGAAAAGTTTTACattcattaatgataatctatgattatcatcaagaaGATACCAATGATCATATCGAATTGCGATTATCGATCATTGAATTAATACGAAATTGTTGTATAGATTATCGTTACCATGAACGAATAATTTCTGAAGAAGATCCTGAATTACTTGTACGTTTAGTCATGCCATTAGCTGGTGGTGAAGTACTTACTGATGAAGAAATGGAATCATTACCATTGGATCTACAATATCTGCCTGATGATAAACAACGTGAACTAAATGCAGATATTCGTCGTTTACTAATCGAAGCTATACATCAATTTTGTTCGACTAAATATGGTCGTGAAATAATTCGTTCGacaaatatttattatcatcttcgTGAATACTATCGATGGGAACAACGAGAAGATCTTAGAGAGGTATTAAtgcgattgattgatgttattattaaaaaagaGGATGAAATCAATGTAGATAATCTTCGTGAGCTGGAAATTCCCGACgatttgatggaaaaattcgAACGTTTAGATCATGGTGATCAATGA
- the LOC124490075 gene encoding vesicle transport protein GOT1B isoform X1 produces MLSDTQKIGLGLSGFGIAFLMLGTLMLFDKGLLAVGNLLFISGLAFIIGLERTFWFFFQRHKWKASTSFFSGIIIVLFGWPIIGMILESYGFLLLFRGFIPATIAFLSRVPVVGFILNMPIIRTIVNALSSQTGRNNV; encoded by the coding sequence atgttatCCGATACACAAAAAATTGGCCTTGGTCTTTCCGGTTTTGGTATCGCATTCCTTATGCTGGGAACATTAATGTTATTCGATAAAGGTTTATTGGCCGTCGGTAATCTTCTATTCATATCTGGTCTTGCATTCATCATTGGTCTTGAACGCACATTTTGGTTCTTTTTTCAACGCCACAAATGGAAAGCATcgacatcatttttttccggcATTATAATCGTTTTATTTGGTTGGCCAATCATCGGCATGATACTCGAATCATATGGATTTTTACTATTATTCCGTGGATTTATTCCGGCTACAATTGCATTCCTATCACGTGTGCCTGTCGTTGGTTTTATACTTAATATGCCCATCATACGAACCATTGTGAATGCATTAAGCTCACAGACTGGACGTAATAATGTTTAA